A genomic segment from Mercenaria mercenaria strain notata unplaced genomic scaffold, MADL_Memer_1 contig_3459, whole genome shotgun sequence encodes:
- the LOC123549105 gene encoding putative nuclease HARBI1: MQAVVDSNMRFLDIVARWPGSQHDSFIFNNCGLKDVLESADLGYLLGDSGYPLRSYLMTPILNPSSVAEVNFNNHHSSGRSVVEKAFGVLKSRFRCLHKSGDV, from the exons ATGCAAGCTGTTGTTGACAGTAATATGAG atttctggATATTGTTGCAAGGTGGCCTGGATCTCAACATGATTCTTTCATCTTCAACAATTGTGGATTGAAG GATGTTTTGGAGTCTGCTGATTTAGGATATCTCCTTGGAGACAGTGGTTATCCACTCAGGAGTTATCTTATGACACCAATCTTAAATCCTTCATCAGTCGCTGAAGTAAACTTTAACAATCATCACAGTTCTGGCCGTTCTGTTGTAGAAAAGGCTTTTGGGGTTCTTAAATCCAGATTCag GTGTTTACACAAGTCCGGGGATGTCTGA
- the LOC128553089 gene encoding androglobin-like — translation MPATCRRTLIKRPPVVAFKEKTAEEPAKTEKAPAAADKGAKGGKGGKGGKDKGKDKDGKGSRPPSQQFDLGKPHWSLRVVSDANAVEEIEIKKDTERADEIRALKKAWEDAEPGRVAKAMQSRLKYLSTHTIKLKDDEEETEKVEGEGADQPGYVPPQTPGSLLGDDDGNLTLEPPPPPTPKEMLQPVDITPFLRHTTDTPRYLDEEEMQRRFQEQQKQIAEYKAFRQQVEDWRKKDKELRNMTKEKQLQECEELQAMLDAARESINKPREAFRQTYLEAERKKLEELEAKEAAQKADAEAKSPKGKKGSAKGKKSPSAKKKK, via the exons ATGCCTGCGACATGTCGTAGAACGTTGATAAAACGGCCCCCTGTAGTGGCATTCAAAGAGAAAACTGCCGAGGAGCCAGCAAAGACTGAGAAAGCTCCCGCTGCTGCTGATAAAGGTGCCAAGGGAGGTAAGGGTGGAAAAGGCGGGAAAGACAAGGGCAAAGACAAGGATGGCAAGGGGTCACGACCTCCATCACAGCAGTTTGACCTTGGAAAACCTCATTGGTCCCTCAGAGTTGTCAGTGATGCTAATGCTGTG gaGGAAATTGAGATTAAGAAAGATACAGAGAGAGCTGATGAGATTCGAGCCCTGAAGAAAGCTTGGGAAGATGCTGAACCTGGTAGAGTTGCTAAG GCGATGCAGTCACGGTTGAAGTACCTGTCTACACACACGATCAAGTTGAAGGATGATGAAGAAGAGACAGAGAAGGTTGAGGGTGAGGGAGCTGACCAGCCTGGATATGTACCTCCTCAGACCCCAGGGTCCCTTCTTGGTGATGATGATGGAAATCTCACACTTGAGCCACCTCCACCTCCTACACCTAAAGAAATGTTACAGCCAGTAGATATAACTCCATTCCTAAG ACATACGACAGACACTCCACGATACCTGGATGAGGAGGAAATGCAGCGTAGGTTCCAGGAGCAGCAGAAACAGATCGCAGAGTACAAGGCATTCCGACAACAGGTGGAGGATTGGAGAAAGAAAGATAAAGAATTACGCAATATGACCAAGGAAAAACAATTACAGGAATGTGAAGAATTACAG gCCATGCTTGATGCAGCTAGGGAATCTATAAACAAACCTAGAGAAGCATTTAGACAGACGTATCTGGAAGCTGAACGTAAGAAACTTGAAGAACTTGAAGCAAAAGAGGCAGCGCAGAAGGCGGATGCAGAGGCCAAATCCCCAAAGGGCAAGAAAGGCAGTGCTAAGGGCAAAAAGAGTCCCTCCgctaaaaagaagaaataa